A segment of the Lycium ferocissimum isolate CSIRO_LF1 chromosome 5, AGI_CSIRO_Lferr_CH_V1, whole genome shotgun sequence genome:
CTCCTGCTCCAGCTCCAGGTCCACCACCTCCGCTAAATGTGACAAAGATCCTCGAAAAAGCAGGCCAGTGCTCGACATTTATCCGTCTACTTCAGACCACAGAACAACTCAATGAAATCACCTCACAActcaacaattcaaacaatggAATCACTATGTTTGTGCCAACAGATAATGCATTCTTGACCATGAAAGCAGGAACATTGAACTCTTTCAATGATCAACAAAAAGCTGAACTTATCCAATTCCATATTCTCCCTACATACTATTCATCCACTCAATTCCAAACTGCTAGCAACCCTTTAAGGACACAGGCTGGAGGAACAAGCAACAGAGAATTTCCTATAAATATAACGACGACGGGGAATTCAATTAACATTACAACCGGGGTTGTGAATGCAAGTGCTTCAAGTACTATATATACTGATGACCACCTGGCTATATATCAAGTGGACAAAGTTCTTCTTCCTTTAAAATTCTTTGTtgctccagctccagcaccaGCACCTACGTCTATAACGCCGAAAAAGAAAGCGGGATCCTCTGGTTCTTCATCTAAACAAGATGCTTCCTCTGCTACTTCTATGTTTCAAGAAATGTATAAAGGGGTGATCTACAAAGGgggaattttccttttcttcttttctgctGCATTTTCTTGGAGTATATAAGTATGATGTTAGTATTTGTATGCATGTATGGTTGTGATTCTTTACCTACAtttatttgggattgaattttgAGTGTTAAAATGGTCTTgctattatttgttttttttgaaGACTTCATCTTGGTTATTAGTTGGTATTTGTATTCAAGAGGTATATAAAAAATACAGTGGATTATTCTTCATCGGGCCTGAATAAAGCTCAAGGCACCTTATATCGCTGCAAAACATAAGGGTATTCATATTACAGATCTtactaattaaaatattaaggTGTAAACTTGTAATTATTTCCAAAGTAGCATCAATAAAATATGAGAATTTTTGGAATTGACTATCAATTTATGGGATCGCAACCTAATTTTTTTGAGGATAAACTTATAAGTGGATGACTCCATtggatttttaataaaaaattattgctGTGGTGAGGATTTGGCCGTGACTCCTACCTGTATAGTAATATCCAATGtgaaaatacatgaagaaagGGACAAAACAAGTATGGGGGATTAATTGCACCTCaatttcaaattaattgaaAGTGATTACATATATCAtctacaatatatattatgCTTTACTCAAGTTCTATAATCTTACTTTAATTCATTCGCACGAGGAAACACAACAAGAAGCGCGATGAAGGCGCATAAGAGTATATAACCAAAGCGCATAAGAGTATATAGCCAACCTACCTTTTTGTATAACATGTACATATTAATGAAGCGGTTGGATGCATAAGTTAAGTGCACGTTTGTAGCCGAGCGAGGAGCATAAAAAGTTCAGCTGAATCTCATTCGCCAGAaaattaattgtatatataaggtaaattGTAGATGTTAAATTATCTTGATttcatcatattttttttatatatattttaaattttttaggtAAAAATTCTGGCTACTGAAAATTGTGAATTTGGTTCCTATAAGGAAACACCAATGCTGAGGCAAAAAGATCAACCTCCATTGATATT
Coding sequences within it:
- the LOC132057280 gene encoding fasciclin-like arabinogalactan protein 12, which produces MKHIFLILFLFFLKCIGILAQAPAPAPGPPPPLNVTKILEKAGQCSTFIRLLQTTEQLNEITSQLNNSNNGITMFVPTDNAFLTMKAGTLNSFNDQQKAELIQFHILPTYYSSTQFQTASNPLRTQAGGTSNREFPINITTTGNSINITTGVVNASASSTIYTDDHLAIYQVDKVLLPLKFFVAPAPAPAPTSITPKKKAGSSGSSSKQDASSATSMFQEMYKGVIYKGGIFLFFFSAAFSWSI